AACAAACTTCATTCTGTCTCTCATCGCCGAATAGCCGAAGGCGTCACGCATCGACTTCATGGGAAGTTCTTTGGCGGCATAGATCGCCCCGAATGAATCCGCTTCGTTTCGCATGCGCTCCACGCTGACCGGCGCCCGCCCGATCAGTTGAACGATCGCGACCGTCAGCGGCTTGGGCATCACGATCGCGAGCGTTCGGTCGTCCGCCGGATAGTCGATGATCGGCTTGAGGGGGTCGAGCTTCTTCGCGGCGTTCATCACCGCTTCGCGATACTCGGGTTGATTGAACGTCGAGTCGGCTCCTTGGATGTTGTTCGCCGTGACCGCGATCTTGCGGCGCTGAACCGGGGCCGATGCACCCGGAAATGCCTGGGTGAAATAGCGGGCGACCCCGTCAAGACCCTCGGTCGTCGCGATCGTGCGCATCAGTTCTGCCTGTGCCGAAAGCTTGTCGAACTGGTCGAGCGCCTTCGCGTCGATCTCCACCTGGGCACGAACCTCTTCAAGATTCGCGGGCGGCTCGTCCTTGCGGGCTTCCAGCACGATGAAGTAATACCGGTTGCCTTGCGAATCCTGTGCGTAGGTGTCGAATGGGACGCCGACCTGAATTGTCACATCCGAATCGTTCCCTGCGATCTCGCGCACGCGGAACGCGAGTTCCGGCAGCGGAAACTGCTTCGATCCGACACGCACCACCGAGTCGCCGATGCCGGCGATTCCCGTGAGTTCGGCGCGGGTGAGGAATTGATCCGACTTGACAACAACCTGCGGCAGCGGAATCGTGACCCCGCCAATCTCCTTGGCGTTCGTCACAGTGAGCTGCGCCAGCTGCTCCATGCGCGGCATGCGGCTGAGCCAGTCCGGGGGAAGCACGCGATAGCCGCCCTTTGTCTCGATCTTCCCGAGCATTCGGATCGTTTCGGCTTTCACCGCCTTGTCGATCGTGGAAAGAATGGATTCGACGCGCTGTTCTCGCAGCTCGTCTTCAACTCTGGTACGTTCGGCCGCGAAGTCTCCCGGAAATTTGTCGCGGTTCTGGCGCCAGTACTTGTTGACCTCGACGGGATCGAGCACGACGCTCGCGGCGATCGCGGCGCGGTCGATCGTCATCCACTCCAGCTTGATACGCGCCGGGAGGCGATAACCGAACCCGTGATCGCCGTCGCCCCGCTTCACGTCCTTGAACTCGTTGAAGAGCTTCTGCACAAGCTCCGGCGAAGGCGGCGCACCGAGCGGCGCGATGACTTTGGCGAGCATCAGCGTCTGGTCGACGTACACGACATCGCCCGATTCGTCCGCCTCCAGCAGCGCGCGCTTGTCCGAGACGCGATGGGCCTCGCGCCACGCCGTTTGCATGCGACCGATCGCGTTTGCCTTCGCGAGCGCGAGCTGCACATCACGGTCTGAGACGTGCGCCGTACGCGACGCTTGTGCGACCGCGATGTCCATCCGCTTCCCGGCTTCTTCTTCGATGGCCTTGCGCTTCACCGGGTCGGAAAGCTCCTGGTTTGCAAGCATGTCGAGATATTGCGGCGCCTGGCGCAGAAAGGGATTGCGCTGGAGCGCCGCGCCCTTGGCGAGCTGCGGAACGAGCAGGCCGTCGCGCAGGTCCTTCGCAAACTGCTTCCCGTCATCGAGCGTCGCCATGAACCCGCCGTCCTGCGCCGCCCGGGAGAGGAGAAGCCAGTGCCGCTCATTCTCCGCGCCGAAAAGCTCCTTCGCGAGATCAAACCGCAAGCCGATCGGATCGAGCAAAGACCGGAGCACGTCGTACTCGTTCCGCGCCCGGTTCATGTCGGCGGCGGTGACGGACGATCCCTTGACCGTCGCCACCTTGCGCGAGAGTTGATCGCCGATGAAGAGCTGATTGGCCTGCGGCACGATGAACGCGACCATCAGCACCACGCCGAAGGCTACGAGCATGTACTGCCGGTATTTGTTGATGACTTTGACCATGTGGATTCCGCGAAAGAACCCGGGTCCCTGCCCGGGGTGGAGATCATAGAGAACCAGGCAAAGAAGAACGCCCGGCCCGTGAACATCGGACCGGGCGGAGAAAGCGGGAAAAGGGGCTTGGGCAGCCCCCGTTTGTTTAGCGGTAGAACTCGACGATAAGGTTCGCGTTCACATCGAAGGGGATCTGGTCCGTTGTCGGCATCGCGACAACCTTGACCGTCATCTCCGACGGATTGAACTCGATCCAGCCGGCGACTTCGAGCCCGGCGAGCGACTCCATCGCCTCCTTGCCGAGCTTCTGGGCCTTCTCCTTCAGGGTGATCACGTCGCCGACGCGCACGACGTATGACGGACGGTCGACCTTCTTGCCGTTGACGCGGACGTGTCCGTGAACGACCATCTGGCGTGCCGCCCAGATCGTCCGCGCAAGGCCCGCACGACGCACGACGTTGTCGAGGCGACGCTCGAGGAGTTGCATGAGCAGGTCGCCGGTGTTGCCCGGGCGACGGCTCGCTTCCGCGAGAATGCGCCGGAACTGGGCTTCCTGCACGCAGTAGTGGAACTTGACCTTTTGCTTCTCGTTCAGGCGGACGCCGTAGTCGCGCAGGCGCCGGCCGCGGAAGCCGTGCATGCCGTTGGCTTGCAACTGGCGCTTCGAGGTGTGCTTGGGGGTGTCGACGATCGGGGTGCCGACGCGACGAGACAACTTGAGCTTGGGACCGGTATAACGGGCCATCGAAAACCTCCGTCCTCACCCGCTAGCCAAATCGCTTTGGCGTCGCCGCGGGGGGTGCTGGTCGTGGATCCAGGAGGAACCAAGCCAGCGATCTTGAACAAGCCGGGAAACCGAGACTTCGGGACCGGCGATCCGGGAAACCGGTGCGGCAAGCCGACCGGTACAGGGGTGAATTGAAGGCCGCTCTTTCGCTCCGGTCAATCTTCACATTGCCCGTCCGGAAGGGCATCAGCGGGCATCGCTAGACTCCGCGCGATGTCTCGGCGCGTGCCACTCCAAGTTCTTTCGCGGTCAATTCAAGAGAGCAAGGCTGCGCACCACGCCGAAACGCTTCCTGCCTACGAAAAAAAAGAAAAATGCGGCGTCATCGCCGTCTGGGGTGCTCCGGATGCGGCGCGCAAGACTTA
The DNA window shown above is from Phycisphaeraceae bacterium and carries:
- the rpsD gene encoding 30S ribosomal protein S4, coding for MARYTGPKLKLSRRVGTPIVDTPKHTSKRQLQANGMHGFRGRRLRDYGVRLNEKQKVKFHYCVQEAQFRRILAEASRRPGNTGDLLMQLLERRLDNVVRRAGLARTIWAARQMVVHGHVRVNGKKVDRPSYVVRVGDVITLKEKAQKLGKEAMESLAGLEVAGWIEFNPSEMTVKVVAMPTTDQIPFDVNANLIVEFYR